In Eschrichtius robustus isolate mEscRob2 chromosome 11, mEscRob2.pri, whole genome shotgun sequence, the following proteins share a genomic window:
- the ZNF202 gene encoding zinc finger protein 202 isoform X1, which produces MATALEPEDQDLWEEEGILMVKLEDDFTCRPESVLQRDDPVLETSHQNFRRFRYQEAASPREALIRLRELCHQWLRPERRTKEQILELLVLEQFLTVLPGELQSWVRGQRPESGEEAVTLVEGLQKQPRRPRRWVTVHVHGQEVLSEETVHPAAEPGSPSELQDPAHTLTPEESREETTQSPDLGAPEEQSLCQELELQPLQESEVPVPQDPALPEERNPGNPEVVALLTALSQVHPSFCLYHGEFEEPLGIYTEQGLVTFKDVAVCFSQDQWSDLDPTQKEFYGEYVLEEDCGIVVSLSFPIPRLDEISHMGEEPLIPEIPEAQEPREPEILSFTYTGDRSEDEEECPEPEDLSLEDLHRSILGDAEVHQTPDWEIVFEDDPGRLNERRFGTNISQVNSLTNLQETMPVHPLLGRHHDCPVCGKSFTCNSHLVRHLRTHTGEKPYKCMECGKSYTRSSHLARHQKVHKMSAPYKYPLNRKNLHETSPLVQVERTPPVEKPYRCDDCGKHFRWTSDLVRHQRTHTGEKPFFCTICGKSFSQKSVLTTHQRIHLGGKPYLCGECGEDFSDHRRYLAHRKTHAAEELYLCSECGRCFNHSAAFAKHLRGHASVRPCRCTECGKSFSRRDHLVRHQRTHTGEKPFTCPTCGKSFSRGYHLIRHQRTHSGKTS; this is translated from the exons ATGGCTACAGCCTTGGAACCGGAGGACCAGGATCTTTGGGAAGAAGAGGGGATCCTCATGGTGAAATTGGAAGATGATTTCACCTGTAGGCcagagtctgtcttacagaggGATGACCCTGTGCTTGAGACGTCGCACCAGAACTTCCGGCGCTTTCGCTACCAGGAAGCAGCAAGCCCTCGGGAAGCTCTCATCCGACTCCGAGAACTGTGTCATCAGTGGCTGAGGCCAGAGAGGAGGACAAAGGAGCAGATCCTAGAGCTGCTTGTGCTGGAACAATTCCTTACTGTCCTGCCCGGAGAACTGCAGAGCTGGGTGCGGGGCCAGCGGCCAGAGAGTGGCGAGGAGGCCGTGACGCTGGTGGAGGGTTTGCAGAAACAACCCAGGAGACCAAGGCGGTGG GTGACTGTCCATGTTCACGGCCAGGAAGTCCTGTCCGAGGAGACAGTGCATCCAGCAGCAGAGCCCGGGTCACCTAGTGAGCTTCAGGATCCTGCACACACCTTGACCCCCGAGGAGTCCCGTGAGGAGACCACACAGAGCCCAGATCTGGGGGCACCAGAAGAGCAGAGCCTGTGCCAGGAGTTGGAGTTGCAGCCCCTGCAGGAGAGCG aGGTTCCAGtgccccaggacccagcccttCCTGAAGAGAGGAACCCTGGAAACCCAGAGGTGGTTGCCCTTCTTACTGCTCTGTCACAGGTGCACCCTAGTTTCTGTCTATACCATGGAGAATTTGAGGAACCGTTGGGCATATACACTGAACAG GGATTGGTAACTTTCAAGGATGTGGCTGTCTGCTTCTCCCAGGACCAGTGGAGTGATCTGGATCCAACACAGAAAGAGTTCTATGGGGAATATGTCTTGGAAGAAGACTGCGGAATTGTGGTCTCCTTGT CATTTCCAATCCCCAGACTAGACGAGATCTCCCACATGGGAGAAGAGCCTTTGATCCCAGAGATCCCAGAGGCGCAGGAGCCTCGAGAGCCAGAAATCCTGAGTTTCACCTACACAG GAGATAGGAGTGAAGATGAGGAGGAGTGTCCTGAGCCAGAAGATCTGAGTTTGGAGGATCTACACAGGTCTATCTTGGGAGATGCAGAAGTTCACCAGACTCCAGATTGGGAAATAGTCTTTGAGGATGATCCAGGTAGACTTAACGAAAGAAGATTTGGCACAAATATTTCTCAAGTTAATAGTTTAACGAATCTTCAGGAAACCATGCCTGTCCACCCCCTGTTAGGGAGACATCATGACTGTCCTGTATGTGGTAAAAGTTTCACTTGTAACTCCCACCTTGTTAGACACCTGAGaactcacacaggagagaaaccctataaatGTATGGAGTGTGGGAAAAGTTACACACGGAGCTCACATCTCGCCAGGCACCAAAAGGTCCACAAAATGAGCGCTCCTTATAAATATCCCCTAAACCGGAAGAACCTGCATGAGACCTCCCCTCTGGTCCAGGTTGAGAGAACTCCACCTGTTGAGAAACCCTATAGGTGTGACGATTGTGGAAAACACTTCCGCTGGACTTCAGACCTTGTCAGGCACCAGAGGACACATACGGGCGAGAAACCCTTCTTCTGTACTATTTGTGGCAAAAGCTTCAGCCAGAAATCCGTGCTCACAACACACCAAAGAATCCACCTTGGAGGCAAACCCTACTTGTGCGGAGAGTGTGGAGAGGACTTCAGTGACCACAGGCGGTACCTGGCCCACCGGAAGACACACGCAGCCGAGGAGCTCTAtctgtgcagtgaatgtgggcgCTGCTTCAACCACAGCGCCGCCTTTGCCAAGCACCTGAGGGGACACGCCTCAGTGAGGCCCTGCCGCTGCACCGAGTGTGGGAAGAGCTTCAGTCGGAGAGACCACCTTGTCAGGCATCAGAGAACACACACTGGTGAGAAACCATTCACATGCCCTACCTGCGGAAAGAGCTTCAGCAGAGGCTACCACTTAATCAGGCACCAGAGGACCCACTCAGGAAAGACCTCCTAG
- the ZNF202 gene encoding zinc finger protein 202 isoform X3, with amino-acid sequence MATALEPEDQDLWEEEGILMVKLEDDFTCRPESVLQRDDPVLETSHQNFRRFRYQEAASPREALIRLRELCHQWLRPERRTKEQILELLVLEQFLTVLPGELQSWVRGQRPESGEEAVTLVEGLQKQPRRPRRWVTVHVHGQEVLSEETVHPAAEPGSPSELQDPAHTLTPEESREETTQSPDLGAPEEQSLCQELELQPLQESEVPVPQDPALPEERNPGNPEGLVTFKDVAVCFSQDQWSDLDPTQKEFYGEYVLEEDCGIVVSLSFPIPRLDEISHMGEEPLIPEIPEAQEPREPEILSFTYTGDRSEDEEECPEPEDLSLEDLHRSILGDAEVHQTPDWEIVFEDDPGRLNERRFGTNISQVNSLTNLQETMPVHPLLGRHHDCPVCGKSFTCNSHLVRHLRTHTGEKPYKCMECGKSYTRSSHLARHQKVHKMSAPYKYPLNRKNLHETSPLVQVERTPPVEKPYRCDDCGKHFRWTSDLVRHQRTHTGEKPFFCTICGKSFSQKSVLTTHQRIHLGGKPYLCGECGEDFSDHRRYLAHRKTHAAEELYLCSECGRCFNHSAAFAKHLRGHASVRPCRCTECGKSFSRRDHLVRHQRTHTGEKPFTCPTCGKSFSRGYHLIRHQRTHSGKTS; translated from the exons ATGGCTACAGCCTTGGAACCGGAGGACCAGGATCTTTGGGAAGAAGAGGGGATCCTCATGGTGAAATTGGAAGATGATTTCACCTGTAGGCcagagtctgtcttacagaggGATGACCCTGTGCTTGAGACGTCGCACCAGAACTTCCGGCGCTTTCGCTACCAGGAAGCAGCAAGCCCTCGGGAAGCTCTCATCCGACTCCGAGAACTGTGTCATCAGTGGCTGAGGCCAGAGAGGAGGACAAAGGAGCAGATCCTAGAGCTGCTTGTGCTGGAACAATTCCTTACTGTCCTGCCCGGAGAACTGCAGAGCTGGGTGCGGGGCCAGCGGCCAGAGAGTGGCGAGGAGGCCGTGACGCTGGTGGAGGGTTTGCAGAAACAACCCAGGAGACCAAGGCGGTGG GTGACTGTCCATGTTCACGGCCAGGAAGTCCTGTCCGAGGAGACAGTGCATCCAGCAGCAGAGCCCGGGTCACCTAGTGAGCTTCAGGATCCTGCACACACCTTGACCCCCGAGGAGTCCCGTGAGGAGACCACACAGAGCCCAGATCTGGGGGCACCAGAAGAGCAGAGCCTGTGCCAGGAGTTGGAGTTGCAGCCCCTGCAGGAGAGCG aGGTTCCAGtgccccaggacccagcccttCCTGAAGAGAGGAACCCTGGAAACCCAGAG GGATTGGTAACTTTCAAGGATGTGGCTGTCTGCTTCTCCCAGGACCAGTGGAGTGATCTGGATCCAACACAGAAAGAGTTCTATGGGGAATATGTCTTGGAAGAAGACTGCGGAATTGTGGTCTCCTTGT CATTTCCAATCCCCAGACTAGACGAGATCTCCCACATGGGAGAAGAGCCTTTGATCCCAGAGATCCCAGAGGCGCAGGAGCCTCGAGAGCCAGAAATCCTGAGTTTCACCTACACAG GAGATAGGAGTGAAGATGAGGAGGAGTGTCCTGAGCCAGAAGATCTGAGTTTGGAGGATCTACACAGGTCTATCTTGGGAGATGCAGAAGTTCACCAGACTCCAGATTGGGAAATAGTCTTTGAGGATGATCCAGGTAGACTTAACGAAAGAAGATTTGGCACAAATATTTCTCAAGTTAATAGTTTAACGAATCTTCAGGAAACCATGCCTGTCCACCCCCTGTTAGGGAGACATCATGACTGTCCTGTATGTGGTAAAAGTTTCACTTGTAACTCCCACCTTGTTAGACACCTGAGaactcacacaggagagaaaccctataaatGTATGGAGTGTGGGAAAAGTTACACACGGAGCTCACATCTCGCCAGGCACCAAAAGGTCCACAAAATGAGCGCTCCTTATAAATATCCCCTAAACCGGAAGAACCTGCATGAGACCTCCCCTCTGGTCCAGGTTGAGAGAACTCCACCTGTTGAGAAACCCTATAGGTGTGACGATTGTGGAAAACACTTCCGCTGGACTTCAGACCTTGTCAGGCACCAGAGGACACATACGGGCGAGAAACCCTTCTTCTGTACTATTTGTGGCAAAAGCTTCAGCCAGAAATCCGTGCTCACAACACACCAAAGAATCCACCTTGGAGGCAAACCCTACTTGTGCGGAGAGTGTGGAGAGGACTTCAGTGACCACAGGCGGTACCTGGCCCACCGGAAGACACACGCAGCCGAGGAGCTCTAtctgtgcagtgaatgtgggcgCTGCTTCAACCACAGCGCCGCCTTTGCCAAGCACCTGAGGGGACACGCCTCAGTGAGGCCCTGCCGCTGCACCGAGTGTGGGAAGAGCTTCAGTCGGAGAGACCACCTTGTCAGGCATCAGAGAACACACACTGGTGAGAAACCATTCACATGCCCTACCTGCGGAAAGAGCTTCAGCAGAGGCTACCACTTAATCAGGCACCAGAGGACCCACTCAGGAAAGACCTCCTAG
- the ZNF202 gene encoding zinc finger protein 202 isoform X2 has protein sequence MATALEPEDQDLWEEEGILMVKLEDDFTCRPESVLQRDDPVLETSHQNFRRFRYQEAASPREALIRLRELCHQWLRPERRTKEQILELLVLEQFLTVLPGELQSWVRGQRPESGEEAVTLVEGLQKQPRRPRRWVTVHVHGQEVLSEETVHPAAEPGSPSELQDPAHTLTPEESREETTQSPDLGAPEEQSLCQELELQPLQESEVPVPQDPALPEERNPGNPEVVALLTALSQGLVTFKDVAVCFSQDQWSDLDPTQKEFYGEYVLEEDCGIVVSLSFPIPRLDEISHMGEEPLIPEIPEAQEPREPEILSFTYTGDRSEDEEECPEPEDLSLEDLHRSILGDAEVHQTPDWEIVFEDDPGRLNERRFGTNISQVNSLTNLQETMPVHPLLGRHHDCPVCGKSFTCNSHLVRHLRTHTGEKPYKCMECGKSYTRSSHLARHQKVHKMSAPYKYPLNRKNLHETSPLVQVERTPPVEKPYRCDDCGKHFRWTSDLVRHQRTHTGEKPFFCTICGKSFSQKSVLTTHQRIHLGGKPYLCGECGEDFSDHRRYLAHRKTHAAEELYLCSECGRCFNHSAAFAKHLRGHASVRPCRCTECGKSFSRRDHLVRHQRTHTGEKPFTCPTCGKSFSRGYHLIRHQRTHSGKTS, from the exons ATGGCTACAGCCTTGGAACCGGAGGACCAGGATCTTTGGGAAGAAGAGGGGATCCTCATGGTGAAATTGGAAGATGATTTCACCTGTAGGCcagagtctgtcttacagaggGATGACCCTGTGCTTGAGACGTCGCACCAGAACTTCCGGCGCTTTCGCTACCAGGAAGCAGCAAGCCCTCGGGAAGCTCTCATCCGACTCCGAGAACTGTGTCATCAGTGGCTGAGGCCAGAGAGGAGGACAAAGGAGCAGATCCTAGAGCTGCTTGTGCTGGAACAATTCCTTACTGTCCTGCCCGGAGAACTGCAGAGCTGGGTGCGGGGCCAGCGGCCAGAGAGTGGCGAGGAGGCCGTGACGCTGGTGGAGGGTTTGCAGAAACAACCCAGGAGACCAAGGCGGTGG GTGACTGTCCATGTTCACGGCCAGGAAGTCCTGTCCGAGGAGACAGTGCATCCAGCAGCAGAGCCCGGGTCACCTAGTGAGCTTCAGGATCCTGCACACACCTTGACCCCCGAGGAGTCCCGTGAGGAGACCACACAGAGCCCAGATCTGGGGGCACCAGAAGAGCAGAGCCTGTGCCAGGAGTTGGAGTTGCAGCCCCTGCAGGAGAGCG aGGTTCCAGtgccccaggacccagcccttCCTGAAGAGAGGAACCCTGGAAACCCAGAGGTGGTTGCCCTTCTTACTGCTCTGTCACAG GGATTGGTAACTTTCAAGGATGTGGCTGTCTGCTTCTCCCAGGACCAGTGGAGTGATCTGGATCCAACACAGAAAGAGTTCTATGGGGAATATGTCTTGGAAGAAGACTGCGGAATTGTGGTCTCCTTGT CATTTCCAATCCCCAGACTAGACGAGATCTCCCACATGGGAGAAGAGCCTTTGATCCCAGAGATCCCAGAGGCGCAGGAGCCTCGAGAGCCAGAAATCCTGAGTTTCACCTACACAG GAGATAGGAGTGAAGATGAGGAGGAGTGTCCTGAGCCAGAAGATCTGAGTTTGGAGGATCTACACAGGTCTATCTTGGGAGATGCAGAAGTTCACCAGACTCCAGATTGGGAAATAGTCTTTGAGGATGATCCAGGTAGACTTAACGAAAGAAGATTTGGCACAAATATTTCTCAAGTTAATAGTTTAACGAATCTTCAGGAAACCATGCCTGTCCACCCCCTGTTAGGGAGACATCATGACTGTCCTGTATGTGGTAAAAGTTTCACTTGTAACTCCCACCTTGTTAGACACCTGAGaactcacacaggagagaaaccctataaatGTATGGAGTGTGGGAAAAGTTACACACGGAGCTCACATCTCGCCAGGCACCAAAAGGTCCACAAAATGAGCGCTCCTTATAAATATCCCCTAAACCGGAAGAACCTGCATGAGACCTCCCCTCTGGTCCAGGTTGAGAGAACTCCACCTGTTGAGAAACCCTATAGGTGTGACGATTGTGGAAAACACTTCCGCTGGACTTCAGACCTTGTCAGGCACCAGAGGACACATACGGGCGAGAAACCCTTCTTCTGTACTATTTGTGGCAAAAGCTTCAGCCAGAAATCCGTGCTCACAACACACCAAAGAATCCACCTTGGAGGCAAACCCTACTTGTGCGGAGAGTGTGGAGAGGACTTCAGTGACCACAGGCGGTACCTGGCCCACCGGAAGACACACGCAGCCGAGGAGCTCTAtctgtgcagtgaatgtgggcgCTGCTTCAACCACAGCGCCGCCTTTGCCAAGCACCTGAGGGGACACGCCTCAGTGAGGCCCTGCCGCTGCACCGAGTGTGGGAAGAGCTTCAGTCGGAGAGACCACCTTGTCAGGCATCAGAGAACACACACTGGTGAGAAACCATTCACATGCCCTACCTGCGGAAAGAGCTTCAGCAGAGGCTACCACTTAATCAGGCACCAGAGGACCCACTCAGGAAAGACCTCCTAG